One region of Streptomyces rishiriensis genomic DNA includes:
- a CDS encoding dihydrofolate reductase family protein, whose protein sequence is MRTLISTAFISLDGVVEAPGGEPGYRNAGWTFKDIEFLPEAFEIKGREQTEATAMLLGRTSYEAFSPVWPDMADFADYKVMPKYVVSTTLTEDALVPNWGETTILRSLDDVAALKETEGGPIIVHGSASLNQALSDAGLIDRYHLLVFPLLLGAGKRLFSATDKDTQKLKLVEHEAYANGLQKNVFDVVR, encoded by the coding sequence ATGCGCACCCTGATCAGCACCGCCTTCATCTCGCTCGACGGCGTCGTGGAGGCCCCGGGCGGCGAGCCCGGCTACCGGAACGCCGGATGGACCTTCAAGGACATCGAGTTCCTGCCCGAGGCCTTCGAGATCAAGGGCCGGGAGCAGACCGAAGCCACCGCGATGCTGCTGGGCCGGACCAGCTACGAGGCGTTCAGCCCCGTGTGGCCCGACATGGCGGACTTCGCCGACTACAAGGTGATGCCGAAGTACGTCGTCTCCACCACCCTCACCGAGGACGCCCTGGTGCCGAACTGGGGCGAGACGACGATCCTGCGCTCGCTCGACGACGTCGCCGCGCTGAAGGAGACCGAGGGCGGCCCGATCATCGTCCACGGCAGCGCCTCCCTGAACCAGGCCCTCTCGGACGCCGGCCTGATCGACCGCTACCACCTGCTCGTCTTCCCGCTCCTGCTCGGCGCGGGCAAGCGGCTCTTCAGCGCCACGGACAAGGACACGCAGAAGCTGAAGCTCGTCGAGCACGAGGCGTACGCCAACGGCCTTCAGAAGAACGTCTTCGACGTCGTCCGCTGA
- a CDS encoding sodium:solute symporter family protein encodes MRTPTDPPHTAVQLAAELRLPTNWLDYTILGIYFVVVLGIGFAARRSVKTSLDFFLSGRSLPAWITGLAFVSANLAATEILGMAANSAQYGAYTVHWYWIGAIPAMVFLGLVMMPFYYGSKVRSVPEFLLLRFDRGAHLLSSALFAFAAILISGVNLYALAIVVEALLGWPQWVAIVVAGAFVLAYITLGGLSSAIYNEVLQFFVILAALIPLSVLGLKKVGGWDGLTDSLTASHGDDFVTAWGGTGIGSDNPLGANWLTIVLGLGFVLSFGYWTTNFAEVQRALSAKNLSAAQRTPLIAAFPKIFIVFLVMIPGLVAAVLVPKIGTADSDLQYNDAIPYLMQELLPNGVLGIAVTGLLAAFMAGMAANVSSFNTVFTTDIWAKYVVRGREDAYYVRFGRLITAIGVAASVGTAFLASSFSNIMSYLQTLFSFFNVPMFVVFIVGMFWKRASKKSGFWGLLAGTTAAMVNYFVLYKQDVIGIPTDQGANFVSAIAGFVAGAVVMVAVSLFTAPKPAEELQGLVYGTVSPGMTEPPAAGDDAWYRRPALLGWSAIILAAACYIPFSF; translated from the coding sequence ATGCGAACCCCCACAGACCCGCCCCACACGGCAGTACAGCTGGCGGCAGAGCTGCGGCTGCCGACGAACTGGCTCGACTACACGATCCTCGGCATCTACTTCGTCGTGGTCCTGGGCATCGGCTTCGCCGCTCGCAGATCGGTGAAGACCAGCCTCGACTTCTTCCTCTCCGGACGCTCCCTGCCCGCCTGGATCACGGGCCTCGCGTTCGTATCGGCCAACCTGGCCGCCACCGAGATCCTGGGCATGGCCGCGAACAGCGCGCAGTACGGCGCGTACACCGTCCACTGGTACTGGATCGGCGCCATCCCGGCGATGGTCTTCCTGGGCCTGGTGATGATGCCGTTCTACTACGGCAGCAAGGTCCGCTCCGTGCCCGAGTTCCTGCTGCTGCGCTTCGACCGGGGCGCCCACCTGCTCAGCTCGGCCCTGTTCGCCTTCGCGGCGATCCTGATCTCCGGCGTGAACCTGTACGCCCTCGCGATCGTCGTCGAGGCGCTGCTGGGCTGGCCGCAGTGGGTGGCGATCGTGGTCGCCGGCGCCTTCGTACTGGCCTACATCACGCTCGGCGGCCTCTCCTCGGCGATCTACAACGAGGTCCTCCAGTTCTTCGTGATCCTGGCGGCGCTCATCCCGCTGTCGGTGCTCGGCCTGAAGAAGGTGGGCGGCTGGGACGGCCTGACCGACTCCCTGACCGCGTCCCACGGCGACGACTTCGTCACCGCCTGGGGCGGCACGGGCATCGGCAGCGACAACCCGCTCGGCGCGAACTGGCTGACCATCGTGCTGGGCCTCGGCTTCGTCCTCTCCTTCGGCTACTGGACGACGAACTTCGCCGAGGTCCAGCGCGCCCTGTCGGCGAAGAACCTGTCGGCGGCCCAGCGCACCCCGCTCATCGCCGCGTTCCCGAAGATCTTCATCGTCTTCCTGGTCATGATCCCGGGCCTGGTGGCGGCGGTGCTGGTGCCGAAGATCGGCACGGCCGACTCCGACCTCCAGTACAACGACGCGATCCCGTACCTCATGCAGGAGCTGCTGCCCAACGGCGTGCTGGGCATCGCGGTGACGGGTCTGCTGGCGGCGTTCATGGCGGGCATGGCGGCGAACGTCTCGTCGTTCAACACGGTGTTCACGACCGACATCTGGGCGAAGTACGTGGTGCGGGGCCGGGAGGACGCCTACTACGTCCGCTTCGGCCGTCTCATCACCGCCATCGGGGTGGCCGCCTCGGTGGGCACGGCGTTCCTCGCCTCGTCCTTCTCGAACATCATGAGCTACCTCCAGACGCTGTTCTCCTTCTTCAACGTCCCGATGTTCGTCGTCTTCATCGTCGGCATGTTCTGGAAGCGGGCGTCGAAGAAGTCGGGCTTCTGGGGCCTGCTGGCGGGCACCACGGCGGCGATGGTCAACTACTTCGTCCTGTACAAGCAGGACGTCATCGGCATCCCCACCGACCAGGGCGCGAACTTCGTCTCCGCGATCGCGGGCTTCGTCGCGGGCGCGGTGGTCATGGTGGCGGTGTCCCTCTTCACGGCGCCCAAGCCGGCCGAGGAGCTCCAGGGGCTGGTGTACGGCACCGTCTCCCCCGGCATGACCGAGCCGCCGGCGGCGGGCGACGACGCGTGGTACCGGCGCCCGGCTCTGCTGGGCTGGAGCGCGATCATCCTGGCCGCCGCCTGCTACATCCCGTTCTCGTTCTGA
- a CDS encoding ricin-type beta-trefoil lectin domain protein: MRAGVVGALAVALVVGISPAAVALPPGDDRSGVDLVDLPDVEQAEGEEGGNLAELTTAEAEQPLEYDPSQVTAPVGGTATKDLTGLAPGDLVPLAQADGTALPVEVGAPEDATAAEATALEGEWQVTLAGQSELATTAIEGVALTVTPPAEATGDAVIALDYSDFSELYGANWADRLSFVQYPACFLTTPDTEGCAEPTEVSTDNVVAQTGTDADGDAVFERRILATVDTEVLAAGGTSASTASTAAASGTGTVTDGVYRESKTDGGARLATLAAATAEGSGSSVLLATDSGSGSKGDFGATPLVSAGSWSAGGNSGGFTYSYSLQTPSVPGGPSPSVSFGYNSQGVDGRTSASNNQPSWVGDGWEYNAGSITRTYASCRDDQANGNNTKKTSDLCFGSYNATLTLGGTTTELVLPDSASSPYGDKWVTANDDGSRVELLRDTTLDNGDADGEYWRVTTRDGTQYYFGKHKLADDWASGDPVTNSVLTAPVAGNQSGEPCYKAGDFAGSFCNQAWRWNLDYVVDANNNAMTLWWAKETNHYAKNNKYKTPVSYDRGGYLKRIEYGLTTADPYATPISKVTFDVDERCFKEGELACTVEGDENDNFASGDFAKNRIWYDTPADLYCAAGKECYVPVPTFWSRKRLAQVTTWTQRTQGSTALSKVDSWTLQQSLPADLTDEGTALWLESITRTGYDTEGESLTLNPVQFLANSLPMPNRVKEGANDPNPAFDRLRIARVVSEYGGETVVTYKAPSGACRTGSGFPAPDANTGLCFPVFWNADPDVETTDWFNKYVVESVQELPALTGAEAITTTYDYLGDAAWALNQAEFSKKKTRTWDQWRGFARVRTYTGADSDAAYVSTKRGMTETRFFRGMDGDPLSGGGTRSVTVKDSEGVTIATDEEPFAGRVAESLTYASATADTWLTRTVDKPKAVKLASRARTGGIPALKAWRVLTPESLTYTRSSGTGDDKRTVRVLRTVTEYEDTYGLPTQVAEYNDWSSDPALDNADDDTCTVMSYVHNTAKHLIGLDRQTLTTAGTCAQAATATAADWIDGSRVAYDGQAYDAAPTTGNATTTWAITGTGGGWVKDGEVTYDGYGRTTSTRNALAIANGDTAKDVTTYVPDKGQVFQITTTNVLNQSETSTLEPGRGVALTDQDVNGRVTTYTYDALGRATQVWNPSRETSESPSAKITYDTTIGQPVSITTESLTDNGDYGVSTVIYDGLGRERQKQEPAVGGGRLITDTLYGANGTIRQTNNAYYDKDDPSTVLFELDSDYQVPNATLYAYDGLGRTLTETPYLNGTEVPAKASRYEYGLDSSTVINPTGAAAQRTWSDAMGRTVRVDTYTDALRAAYRSTRYTYDERGDRVKVQDSEDNVWTWKYDARGRMTEAVDPDTGTTTTRYDVLDRPELVTDENAAVYTVYDKLSRPTEQREDSATGTLLMKTTYDTLIGGVGLATSQTRYTDGLAYTTAVSGFTADYQPTGQKISIPESVALSYGLQKEYSYSFEYSESGVMEAVNLPSVGTLPAERLVIRYNEDGMPVSTSGLAWYTAQTSYSPYGQVLRTASGENPNRVWTTNLYDEATGELTQSIVDRESTSDTTAVTGHRVNSRSYAYDSAGNVTSIADTANSTTDRQCFTYDALGQLSEAWTAPTSCTATGKTTAAAKYSDGTTNVTAANSGYWQSYTYDAMGNRKKLVEHDPGLDTTKDATTDYTYGKADGTQPHTLTGTSSTYKADSGAQVTKATSLTYDDAGNTLTRTYDGSEQALTWTWDGQVEKVTGFGENGSGAWKGLANKCLDLAGGLTTAGTPLQLYTCNGSKAQKLRIAPTSSADPSTGALKALGKCVVPKDGGTANGTLVVIADCTGATGQQWTATSTGTLKHVSSGKCLDVPSSNSADSTDLQLNTCGTAANQQWVPDKETKYVYGGDGERLMAISATERTLYLGESTISVNAAGGPAYTERYYSQPGAPTVMRHAQGTGTAELSVQIADQNGTAYANVALTSGNKVKFSKTDPFGVERSEPGTWRSHQGYLGGGEDAGSGLVHLGAREYDPDTGRFLSPDPVLDLADPVQMNGYVYCESNPVTFSDPSGLASEGGSSEYGGPSASDEASAKKTLGTTVADVILSIGWAALKEFVGWDSVVGCFSRGDVWACGELFLNAIPWTKAYKAFGIAKAAARIAKAINALMKAKEKARKVIELARKARELARKAAEAKKKAAALAAQLRKKAKEAATRQAKKAAQKTGNAIQKARKTAAKKVEPKPQQAKARKQSSGGGGGDSGASGASCPINNSFLPGTRVLMADGTTKPIEDVKNGDKVLATNPKTGETTAETVTGEIVGEGVKHLVEVTVATGDGTTAQVTATEGHPFWVPELGDWIDATDLRTGEWLRTSAGTYVQVSAVERWTTQRARVHNLTVGELHTYYVLAGGTPLLVHNCGTGGADVDHLTDMVDDMTDAAGAGAGWRTMGALHADVPGNPQGLDIVAVGARADLTAGQWQRLPDLGAGTLAIRVPQPLKTVPKEHLWHAETKMFFEAAGILQVKPRLLVVSRPICPACQNFLSRVGARITSDTTAEWP; the protein is encoded by the coding sequence ATGCGCGCCGGTGTGGTCGGTGCGCTCGCCGTGGCGCTGGTGGTGGGCATCTCGCCCGCCGCCGTCGCGCTGCCGCCGGGTGACGACCGCAGCGGCGTCGACCTGGTCGACCTGCCGGACGTCGAGCAGGCGGAGGGCGAGGAAGGCGGCAATCTCGCCGAACTGACCACCGCCGAGGCCGAGCAGCCCCTGGAGTACGACCCGAGCCAGGTCACCGCCCCCGTCGGCGGCACCGCGACGAAGGACCTCACCGGCCTCGCACCCGGCGATCTGGTCCCGCTGGCCCAGGCCGACGGCACCGCGCTCCCCGTAGAGGTCGGCGCCCCCGAGGACGCCACCGCGGCCGAGGCCACGGCCCTGGAGGGCGAGTGGCAGGTCACCCTCGCCGGTCAGAGCGAGCTCGCCACGACGGCCATCGAGGGCGTGGCCCTCACGGTCACCCCGCCGGCCGAGGCGACCGGCGACGCCGTGATCGCCCTGGACTACAGCGACTTCTCCGAGCTGTACGGCGCGAACTGGGCGGACCGGCTGTCCTTCGTGCAGTACCCGGCGTGCTTCCTGACCACCCCGGACACCGAGGGCTGCGCGGAGCCGACCGAGGTCTCCACCGACAACGTGGTCGCGCAGACGGGCACCGACGCCGACGGCGACGCGGTGTTCGAGCGCCGCATCCTGGCGACCGTCGACACCGAGGTCCTCGCGGCCGGCGGCACCAGCGCCTCGACCGCGTCCACGGCCGCCGCCTCCGGCACGGGCACGGTCACGGACGGCGTGTACCGCGAGTCGAAGACCGACGGCGGCGCCCGCCTGGCCACCCTCGCCGCCGCGACCGCCGAAGGCTCCGGCTCCTCCGTCCTCCTCGCCACCGACTCCGGCTCCGGCTCCAAGGGCGACTTCGGCGCGACGCCGCTGGTCAGCGCCGGTTCCTGGTCGGCCGGAGGCAACTCGGGCGGCTTCACCTACTCGTACAGCCTCCAGACCCCGAGCGTCCCCGGCGGCCCCTCGCCGTCGGTGTCCTTCGGCTACAACTCGCAGGGCGTGGACGGCCGGACCTCCGCCTCCAACAACCAGCCCTCCTGGGTCGGCGACGGCTGGGAGTACAACGCGGGCTCCATCACCCGCACATACGCCTCCTGCCGCGACGACCAGGCGAACGGCAACAACACCAAGAAGACCAGCGACCTCTGCTTCGGCTCGTACAACGCCACGCTCACGCTCGGCGGCACGACGACCGAGCTGGTCCTGCCCGACAGCGCGAGCAGCCCTTACGGCGACAAGTGGGTCACCGCGAACGACGACGGCTCACGCGTCGAACTGCTGCGGGACACCACCCTGGACAACGGCGACGCCGACGGCGAGTACTGGCGCGTCACCACCCGCGACGGCACCCAGTACTACTTCGGCAAGCACAAGCTGGCCGACGACTGGGCGAGCGGCGACCCGGTGACGAACTCGGTCCTCACCGCGCCCGTCGCGGGCAACCAGTCCGGCGAACCCTGCTACAAGGCGGGGGACTTCGCGGGGTCCTTCTGCAACCAGGCCTGGCGCTGGAACCTCGACTACGTCGTCGACGCCAACAACAACGCGATGACGCTGTGGTGGGCCAAGGAGACCAACCACTACGCGAAGAACAACAAGTACAAGACGCCCGTCTCCTACGACCGCGGCGGCTACCTCAAGCGCATCGAGTACGGCCTCACCACGGCCGACCCCTACGCGACCCCGATCTCCAAGGTCACCTTCGACGTCGACGAGCGCTGCTTCAAGGAGGGCGAACTCGCCTGCACGGTGGAGGGCGACGAGAACGACAACTTCGCCTCCGGCGACTTCGCGAAGAACCGCATCTGGTACGACACCCCGGCCGACCTGTACTGCGCCGCCGGCAAGGAGTGCTACGTCCCCGTCCCCACCTTCTGGTCGCGCAAGCGGCTGGCCCAGGTGACCACGTGGACGCAGCGCACCCAGGGCTCCACCGCCCTGTCGAAGGTGGACAGCTGGACGCTCCAGCAGTCCCTGCCCGCCGACCTCACCGACGAGGGCACCGCCCTGTGGCTGGAGTCGATCACCCGTACCGGCTACGACACCGAGGGCGAGTCGCTCACCCTCAACCCGGTGCAGTTCCTCGCCAACAGCCTGCCGATGCCCAACCGGGTCAAGGAGGGCGCGAACGACCCGAACCCGGCCTTCGACCGGCTGCGGATCGCGCGCGTCGTCAGCGAGTACGGCGGCGAGACCGTCGTCACCTACAAGGCCCCGTCGGGCGCGTGCAGGACGGGCAGCGGCTTCCCCGCCCCGGACGCCAACACCGGCCTGTGCTTCCCGGTGTTCTGGAACGCCGACCCGGACGTCGAGACCACCGACTGGTTCAACAAGTACGTCGTCGAGTCGGTCCAGGAACTCCCCGCCCTCACCGGCGCCGAGGCGATCACGACCACCTACGACTACCTCGGTGACGCGGCCTGGGCCCTGAACCAGGCGGAGTTCTCCAAGAAGAAGACCCGCACCTGGGACCAGTGGCGCGGCTTCGCCCGCGTACGCACCTACACGGGCGCCGACAGCGACGCCGCGTACGTGTCCACCAAGCGCGGCATGACGGAGACCCGCTTCTTCCGGGGCATGGACGGTGACCCGCTCTCGGGCGGCGGCACCCGCTCGGTCACCGTGAAGGACTCCGAGGGCGTCACCATCGCCACGGACGAGGAGCCGTTCGCCGGCCGCGTCGCGGAGTCGCTCACCTACGCCTCGGCGACCGCCGACACCTGGCTGACCAGGACCGTCGACAAGCCGAAGGCCGTGAAACTGGCCTCCCGCGCCCGCACCGGCGGCATCCCGGCCCTCAAGGCCTGGCGCGTCCTCACCCCCGAGTCCCTCACCTACACCCGCTCCTCCGGCACCGGCGACGACAAGCGCACCGTGCGCGTCCTGCGCACCGTCACCGAGTACGAGGACACCTACGGTCTGCCGACGCAGGTCGCCGAGTACAACGACTGGTCGTCGGACCCCGCCCTCGACAACGCGGACGACGACACCTGCACGGTCATGTCGTACGTCCACAACACCGCCAAGCACCTCATCGGCCTGGACCGGCAGACCCTCACCACCGCCGGCACCTGCGCGCAGGCGGCCACGGCGACCGCCGCCGACTGGATCGACGGCTCCCGCGTCGCCTACGACGGCCAGGCCTACGACGCCGCTCCCACCACCGGCAACGCCACCACCACCTGGGCGATCACCGGCACCGGCGGCGGCTGGGTCAAGGACGGCGAGGTCACGTACGACGGCTACGGCCGCACGACGTCCACGAGGAACGCCCTGGCCATCGCGAACGGCGACACCGCGAAGGACGTCACGACCTACGTCCCGGACAAGGGCCAGGTCTTCCAGATCACCACCACCAACGTGCTGAACCAGAGCGAGACCAGCACGCTGGAGCCCGGCCGCGGGGTCGCCCTGACCGACCAGGACGTCAACGGACGGGTCACCACCTACACGTACGACGCCCTCGGCCGCGCCACCCAGGTCTGGAACCCGAGCCGCGAGACCTCCGAGTCGCCGTCGGCGAAGATCACCTACGACACGACGATCGGCCAGCCGGTCTCGATCACGACCGAGTCGCTCACCGACAACGGCGACTACGGCGTCTCCACCGTCATCTACGACGGTCTCGGCCGCGAACGCCAGAAGCAGGAACCGGCGGTCGGCGGCGGACGCCTCATCACGGACACCCTGTACGGCGCCAACGGCACGATCCGGCAGACCAACAACGCCTACTACGACAAGGACGACCCCTCCACCGTCCTGTTCGAGCTGGACTCGGACTACCAGGTCCCCAACGCGACGCTGTACGCGTACGACGGCCTGGGCCGCACCCTCACCGAGACCCCGTACCTCAACGGCACCGAGGTCCCGGCGAAGGCGAGCCGCTACGAGTACGGCCTCGACAGCTCCACGGTGATCAACCCGACCGGCGCCGCCGCCCAGCGCACCTGGTCCGACGCGATGGGCCGCACGGTCCGCGTCGACACGTACACGGACGCGCTGCGCGCGGCGTACCGCTCGACGAGGTACACGTACGACGAGCGCGGCGACCGCGTGAAGGTGCAGGACTCCGAGGACAACGTCTGGACCTGGAAGTACGACGCCCGGGGCCGGATGACCGAAGCGGTCGACCCGGACACGGGCACGACCACGACCCGGTACGACGTCCTGGACCGGCCGGAACTGGTCACGGACGAGAACGCGGCCGTCTACACGGTCTACGACAAGCTGTCCCGGCCGACCGAGCAGCGCGAGGACTCCGCCACCGGAACCCTCCTGATGAAGACCACGTACGACACGCTGATCGGCGGCGTCGGGCTGGCCACCTCGCAGACCCGCTACACGGACGGGCTGGCGTACACCACGGCGGTGAGCGGCTTCACGGCCGACTACCAGCCGACCGGACAGAAGATCTCCATCCCCGAGTCGGTGGCGCTCTCCTACGGCCTCCAGAAGGAGTATTCCTACAGCTTCGAGTACTCGGAGTCGGGCGTCATGGAGGCGGTCAACCTGCCGTCGGTGGGCACCCTGCCCGCCGAGCGGCTGGTGATCCGCTACAACGAAGACGGCATGCCGGTCTCCACCTCGGGTCTCGCTTGGTACACCGCGCAGACCTCCTACTCCCCGTACGGCCAGGTCCTGCGCACGGCCAGCGGCGAGAACCCCAACCGGGTGTGGACCACGAACCTGTACGACGAGGCGACGGGTGAGCTGACCCAGAGCATCGTCGACCGTGAGTCGACCAGCGACACCACGGCCGTCACCGGTCACCGTGTCAACTCCCGCAGCTACGCCTACGACTCGGCAGGCAACGTCACGTCGATCGCGGACACCGCGAACTCGACGACCGACCGTCAGTGCTTCACCTACGATGCGCTGGGCCAGCTGAGCGAGGCGTGGACGGCACCCACGTCCTGCACGGCGACGGGCAAGACGACGGCGGCCGCGAAGTACTCGGACGGCACCACCAACGTCACGGCGGCGAACAGCGGTTACTGGCAGTCGTATACGTACGACGCGATGGGCAACCGGAAGAAGCTCGTCGAGCACGACCCGGGCCTGGACACCACCAAGGACGCCACGACCGACTACACGTACGGCAAGGCGGACGGCACCCAGCCGCACACCCTGACGGGTACGTCGTCCACGTACAAGGCGGACTCGGGCGCACAGGTCACCAAGGCCACGAGCCTCACCTACGACGACGCGGGCAACACGCTCACGCGCACGTACGACGGCTCGGAGCAGGCACTGACCTGGACCTGGGACGGCCAGGTCGAGAAGGTCACCGGCTTCGGTGAGAACGGTTCCGGCGCGTGGAAGGGACTGGCGAACAAGTGCCTGGACCTGGCTGGCGGTCTGACCACGGCCGGTACGCCGCTCCAGCTGTACACCTGCAACGGCTCCAAGGCGCAGAAGCTGCGCATCGCCCCGACTTCCTCGGCGGATCCGTCGACGGGCGCGCTGAAGGCCCTGGGCAAGTGCGTGGTCCCGAAGGACGGCGGTACGGCGAACGGCACGCTGGTCGTCATCGCGGACTGCACCGGCGCTACCGGCCAGCAGTGGACGGCGACGTCCACCGGCACCCTGAAGCACGTCTCGTCGGGCAAGTGCCTGGACGTCCCGAGCTCCAACTCGGCCGACAGCACCGACCTGCAGCTGAACACCTGCGGTACCGCCGCGAACCAGCAGTGGGTGCCGGACAAGGAGACGAAGTACGTCTACGGCGGTGACGGCGAGCGCCTGATGGCGATCTCCGCGACCGAGCGCACCCTGTACCTCGGAGAGTCGACGATCTCCGTCAATGCGGCCGGCGGTCCCGCCTACACCGAGCGCTACTACTCCCAGCCGGGCGCGCCGACCGTGATGCGCCACGCGCAGGGCACCGGCACGGCGGAACTGTCCGTGCAGATCGCCGACCAGAACGGCACGGCGTACGCCAACGTGGCGCTGACGTCGGGCAACAAGGTCAAGTTCTCAAAGACCGACCCGTTCGGCGTGGAGCGGTCGGAGCCGGGGACCTGGCGCTCCCACCAGGGCTACCTCGGCGGCGGTGAGGACGCCGGGAGCGGTCTGGTCCACCTGGGTGCGCGGGAGTACGACCCGGACACGGGCCGCTTCCTCTCCCCGGACCCGGTCCTGGACCTGGCCGATCCGGTACAGATGAACGGCTACGTGTACTGCGAGAGCAACCCGGTCACCTTCAGCGACCCGTCGGGTCTCGCGTCGGAGGGCGGCAGCTCGGAGTACGGAGGCCCCTCGGCGTCGGACGAGGCGTCGGCGAAGAAGACGCTGGGCACGACGGTGGCGGACGTGATCCTGTCCATCGGGTGGGCGGCTCTGAAGGAGTTCGTCGGCTGGGACAGCGTGGTGGGCTGCTTCTCCCGGGGCGATGTCTGGGCGTGCGGCGAGCTCTTCCTCAACGCCATCCCGTGGACGAAGGCGTACAAGGCCTTCGGTATCGCCAAGGCCGCAGCCCGGATCGCCAAGGCGATCAACGCGCTGATGAAGGCCAAGGAGAAGGCCCGCAAGGTCATCGAGCTCGCCCGCAAGGCCCGCGAGCTGGCCCGCAAGGCGGCCGAGGCCAAGAAGAAGGCGGCCGCGCTGGCGGCACAGCTGAGGAAGAAGGCCAAGGAAGCGGCTACCCGGCAGGCCAAGAAGGCCGCGCAGAAGACGGGTAACGCGATCCAGAAGGCCCGCAAGACGGCCGCGAAGAAGGTCGAACCGAAGCCGCAGCAGGCGAAGGCGAGAAAGCAGTCGTCCGGGGGAGGCGGAGGCGACAGCGGTGCGTCCGGCGCCAGCTGCCCGATCAACAACAGCTTCCTCCCCGGTACCCGGGTCCTGATGGCCGACGGCACCACCAAGCCGATCGAGGACGTCAAGAACGGCGACAAGGTCCTGGCGACGAACCCGAAGACGGGCGAGACCACCGCCGAGACGGTCACCGGCGAGATCGTCGGCGAGGGCGTCAAGCACCTGGTCGAGGTGACCGTCGCGACCGGTGACGGTACGACCGCCCAGGTGACGGCCACCGAAGGCCACCCCTTCTGGGTCCCGGAGCTGGGCGACTGGATCGACGCCACGGACCTGCGGACGGGCGAGTGGCTGCGCACCAGCGCCGGCACGTACGTCCAGGTCTCGGCGGTCGAGCGCTGGACGACGCAGCGGGCCAGGGTGCACAACCTCACGGTCGGCGAACTCCACACCTACTACGTGCTGGCGGGCGGAACACCGCTCCTCGTTCACAACTGCGGTACCGGTGGCGCCGACGTCGACCACCTCACCGACATGGTGGACGACATGACGGACGCGGCCGGAGCCGGTGCGGGATGGCGCACGATGGGTGCTCTCCACGCAGACGTTCCCGGCAATCCCCAGGGACTGGACATCGTCGCGGTGGGCGCTCGCGCGGACCTGACGGCGGGGCAGTGGCAGCGGCTCCCGGACCTCGGGGCCGGAACGCTCGCCATTCGGGTTCCGCAGCCGTTGAAGACCGTGCCGAAGGAACACCTCTGGCACGCGGAGACCAAGATGTTCTTCGAGGCGGCCGGAATTCTCCAGGTCAAGCCGAGACTTCTGGTCGTGAGCCGGCCGATCTGCCCCGCATGCCAGAACTTCCTCTCACGGGTGGGAGCCAGGATCACATCGGATACGACGGCTGAATGGCCCTGA
- the galT gene encoding galactose-1-phosphate uridylyltransferase has product MKKTSTRLADGRELIYYDQRDDSVRDAVDRRPLDPTVTTSEVRRDPLLGDSIAVASHRQGRIYHPPADECPLCPSQGDRLSEIPDSSYDVVVFENRFPSLAGDSGRCEVVCFTSDHNASFADLTEEQARLVLDAWTDRTSELSHLPSVEQVFCFENRGAEIGVTLGHPHGQIYAYPFTTPRTALMLRSVAAHKEATGGENLFDAVLARELADERVVLESEHWVAFVPYAAHWPYEVHLYPKHRVPDLLALDEEARTEFPQVYLELLRRFDRIFGEGEPPTPYISAWHQAPFGALEEFEGVNRDDFALHLELFTIRRTSGKLKFLAGSESGMNVFINDVPPEFAAQRLREVASS; this is encoded by the coding sequence GTGAAGAAGACCTCGACCCGCTTGGCCGACGGTCGTGAGCTGATCTACTACGACCAGCGGGACGACTCGGTGCGCGACGCGGTGGACAGGCGTCCGCTGGATCCCACGGTCACCACTTCGGAGGTACGGAGGGATCCCCTGCTCGGCGATTCCATCGCCGTGGCCTCGCACCGGCAGGGGCGCATCTACCACCCGCCGGCCGACGAGTGCCCGCTCTGCCCCTCCCAGGGCGACCGGCTCAGCGAGATCCCGGACTCGTCGTACGACGTCGTCGTCTTCGAGAACCGTTTCCCCTCGCTGGCCGGCGACTCCGGGCGCTGCGAGGTGGTCTGCTTCACCTCCGACCACAACGCGTCCTTCGCCGACCTCACCGAGGAGCAGGCGCGTCTGGTCCTCGACGCGTGGACGGACCGGACGTCCGAGCTGTCTCATCTGCCCTCCGTGGAACAGGTGTTCTGCTTCGAGAACCGTGGCGCCGAGATCGGTGTGACTCTGGGTCACCCGCACGGGCAGATCTACGCCTACCCGTTCACCACCCCGCGCACCGCCCTGATGCTGCGTTCGGTCGCGGCGCACAAGGAGGCGACCGGCGGGGAGAACCTCTTCGACGCCGTCCTGGCGCGTGAACTCGCCGACGAGCGGGTCGTCCTGGAGAGTGAACACTGGGTCGCGTTCGTGCCGTACGCGGCGCACTGGCCCTACGAGGTGCACCTCTACCCCAAGCACCGGGTGCCTGACCTGCTCGCCCTCGACGAGGAGGCCCGCACAGAGTTCCCCCAGGTCTATCTGGAACTCTTGAGGCGCTTCGACCGGATCTTCGGCGAAGGTGAACCGCCCACGCCGTACATCTCCGCCTGGCACCAGGCGCCGTTCGGCGCACTGGAGGAGTTCGAGGGCGTCAACCGGGACGACTTCGCGCTGCATCTCGAGCTTTTCACCATTCGCCGCACTTCCGGCAAGCTGAAGTTTCTCGCGGGCTCCGAATCAGGCATGAACGTCTTCATCAACGACGTGCCGCCGGAGTTCGCGGCCCAGCGACTGCGAGAGGTAGCGAGTTCATGA